A part of Chloroflexota bacterium genomic DNA contains:
- a CDS encoding Xaa-Pro peptidase family protein — protein sequence MAGNPGRLTRLRDALASAELDGIVVSQPESRRYLSGYSATDLPPRESAGYLFITDTRQYLLTDPRTSALAEAEAPAFTTVVFGAGATARDALRQVAREALPSARPTGPRVGFESGHLTYAVWQAFVSALDGIADLVPAPDLVDSLRVLKDDDELAALRASIALNDAAFAHVIRNVAAGRRERDLAWEIESYYRTHGAEDVSFDPITVSGPNTAIPHAVPSDRTIRPDELVLFDIGARLGGYCSDMTRTFCIETAPDKLREVWSIVLDAQLEAEERVKPGMTGAEVDAVARGVISDAGYGDEFVHGLGHGIGLEIHEPPWISRTRGDMPLQPGMVFSIEPGVYLPGLGGVRIEDLVVLTDRGAEVLTRSPKKLQLSEVLLDLDR from the coding sequence GTGGCGGGCAATCCTGGGCGTTTGACGCGGCTTCGGGATGCGCTGGCCAGCGCCGAGCTGGACGGCATCGTGGTATCGCAGCCGGAGTCGCGGCGGTACCTGAGTGGGTATTCGGCAACGGACCTCCCGCCGCGCGAATCGGCCGGCTATCTGTTCATCACGGACACCCGGCAGTATCTCCTCACCGATCCGCGCACATCCGCCCTCGCCGAGGCCGAGGCGCCCGCGTTCACGACCGTCGTGTTTGGGGCCGGCGCAACTGCGCGGGACGCGCTCCGGCAGGTCGCCCGAGAGGCGCTGCCGTCCGCCAGGCCCACCGGGCCGCGCGTCGGGTTCGAGTCCGGTCACCTCACGTACGCGGTGTGGCAGGCGTTCGTCTCGGCGCTCGACGGTATCGCCGATCTCGTGCCAGCCCCGGACCTGGTCGATTCGCTGCGCGTGCTGAAGGACGACGACGAGCTGGCGGCGCTGCGCGCGTCGATCGCGCTGAACGACGCGGCCTTTGCGCACGTCATCCGCAACGTCGCGGCGGGTAGGCGCGAGCGCGACCTGGCGTGGGAGATCGAGAGCTATTACCGCACGCATGGGGCGGAAGACGTATCGTTCGACCCGATCACGGTCTCCGGCCCGAACACGGCGATCCCGCACGCGGTCCCATCCGATCGAACGATTCGCCCGGACGAGCTGGTGCTCTTCGACATTGGCGCGAGGCTTGGGGGATACTGTTCCGACATGACGCGGACCTTCTGCATCGAGACGGCGCCCGACAAGCTGCGCGAGGTTTGGAGCATCGTTCTCGACGCGCAGCTTGAGGCGGAGGAGCGCGTGAAGCCGGGCATGACCGGCGCCGAGGTCGACGCCGTCGCACGCGGTGTGATCAGCGACGCCGGTTACGGGGACGAATTCGTCCATGGGCTCGGACACGGGATCGGACTGGAGATCCACGAGCCGCCATGGATCTCGCGTACCCGCGGCGATATGCCCCTCCAGCCTGGGATGGTATTCAGCATCGAGCCAGGCGTGTATCTCCCGGGGC